DNA sequence from the Prolixibacter sp. SD074 genome:
CTCACTGTTACAGGTATCAACCCGTTCCTGTTTCCCGCTGGTGATTTGCTCCAGGCGCAACGGGCTTGAATAGCTTTTTGGTACCGCCTGCACCGGGTGCTTACTTTTTACCACAATTTCTTCGACCAGCGTATTCCACTCACCACAGCTGTTACATTGTCCCATCCACTTAGGCCATTGGGCACCACAACTCTGACAGGTATAAACGGTTTTGGCTTTAGGCATTTTCGGGGAGTTTGAAGTTGTTATGTACCAAAATTAAAAAACCCCGCGGGAAAACCCACAGGGCATTAGCGCTGAAAATATTTTTATTACTTAAACCAACTTGTTGGTTTCCGTATCAGGAAAAACCAAACTGGGTTTCCATTTTTTCGCTTCCTCGAAATCCATGGTCGCATAGGAAATGATAATGACGACATCACCCACGGCCACTTTCCGCGCAGCAGGCCCGTTCAAACACACTTCGCCGGAACCGCGTTCGCCTCTGATAACATACGTTTCAAGTCGCTCACCATTGTTAATGTTGACGATTTGCACCTTTTCGTTCTCAATCAGGTTGGCCGCATCCATCAGGTCCTCATCAATGGTAATGCTCCCCACATACTGCAAATCGGCAGCTGTAACGGTTACCCTGTGAATTTTTGATTTGCAAACTTCAATATTCATCACCTGAATTTAATGTTTTTCAAGAATTACATTATCGATTAGCCGTACCTTGCCGGCATGTACAGCAATACAACCTACTTTTACGGTAGGTTCGTCCCATGTTTTTACAGGTTGAAGGTAGTTATCATCAACTATCTCAAAATATTCAACCTCAAGCAGAGGACTTTTGTTTATTTTTTCGTGTACCCATGCTGTTAATTCTTCTACGCTTTTTTCTCCAACCAGTTTCTTTGCTTCGAAAAGGGTCTGTGAAATCAACGGCGCAACAGCACGATGTCCGGGCGTCAAAAGCTGGTTACGGGAACTCATCGCCAAACCATCGGCTTCGCGAACAATTTCGCAGGGGACAATTTCGGTATCATAGCGCAATTGGCGTACCATTTCCTTAATGATGGCCAGTTGCTGAAAATCTTTCAGCCCAAAGTATGCCCTGTCAGGCCCAACGACATCGAAAAGTTTGCTGACAATCTGACCGACACCGTTAAAATGCCCCGGCCGAAAACGACCTTCCATAACCGTTTCCAGATTTCCGAAATCAAATTGGCGGGCATCAGGTTCGGGATACATCTCTTCCACCGAAGGTGCAAAAACCATTGGATTGCCAACCGTTGCCAGGCTCTTCATGTCCTCTTCCAGTGTCCTGGGATATCGTTCCAGATCAGCTGGATCGTTAAACTGCGTGGGGTTAACAAAAATCGAAACCACCACCAGTTCGTTCTCTTTTCCGGCCTGGCTGACAAGTGACAAATGCCCTTCGTGGAGTGCTCCCATCGTGGGAACGAAACCGATGCTTTTCCCTTGGTTACGAAAAGCATACAAAGCCTCTTTCATCTCATTCCGGGTAGTAAAAAGTTTCATCTTTTCATTTGGTTACAGCGTGCAAAGTAACGAAATATATAAACACAATAAAACACCGTTTCACTCCTTGCTGACAGGGCCATAACCCTTTTAACGTTGAATATCTGGTGGATTTTTTCTACTTTTGCAAGATAAATTCTCAAAAGATCATGGAAAAGAAGAAGGTTTTATTCATCTCCCAGGAAATTACCCCTTACCTGCCTGAATCGGAAATTTCACAAATTAGTCGTCACTTACCCCAGGGCATACAGGAGAGAGGTAGAGAGATACGGACCTTTATGCCACGATACGGCAGCGTGAACGAACGCAGAAATCAACTGCATGAAGTTATCCGGCTTTCAGGAATGAACCTGGTTATTAACGACACCGATCACCCGTTAATCATCAAAGTTGCCTCGATACAGGCAGCACGTATGCAGGTTTATTTCATCGACAATGAAGATTACTTCCATAGAAAGGCCAAATTTGCTGATTCAAAAGGAAAAGAATTTGAAGATAACGATGAACGTGCCATCTTTTTTGCACGGGGAGTTTTGGAAACGGTAATAAAACTGCGCTGGGCCCCTGATTTAATTCATTGTCACGGATGGTTTACCGGCCTGGTACCCATGTTCATCAAAAAAGGTTATAAAGACAATCCATTATTTGCCAACTCAAAGGTAGTTTACTCCGCTTATAACGACGCATTTAAAACGCCAATGAACCGTCAAATTATTTCGAAAATTGCAGAAGATGGTATCCAGAAGGAAGATATTTCCGTTTTGTCCGATCCTACCTTTATAAATTTGAGTAAACTTGCGGTGGATTATTCTGACGCAACCATAAAAGGGAGTGAAAGCATCAATGAAGAGGTTGAAAATTACATGAAGCAGTCAGGAAAGCTCTTCCTTGATTACCAACCGGCTGATACATACATTGAGTCCTATTCGGAGTTTTACGATAAAATTTTATAATTTCCGCGTCTCTTACAAAAACTACTAAAAACGGAAATACGTTGACACACAAATATTTTTTCAAGTCCGGGGGTGTTGTAATAGCTTTGGCCCTCACCCTGCTGATGTTAGGAGGATGTAAAAAGAACGATGAATCGCTGGGCCTTGATTTACTACCCGGCAGCAATTTGTTTGATGCCCGCTACAGCAACGAAACAGGCACTATTTCGTCATATACCTTTACTGACAATAAAATAAGGGTCGATAAACCCGGTTTTAATATTTTCGGGAGCTTCAACGATCCTCTGTTTGGACGCACAACTGCATCATTTGCAGCTCAGTTTCGTTTGCTTTATTATCCATCATATAGTCAGGGCGCCATTCTCGATTCGACCGTCTTGAGCCTTGTTTACCGGAAGGTATACGGTGACACCATTACATCCCAACAGGTGAAAGTGTATAAATTAGTTGAACCGCTGAATTTTAATGCTCAGTATCTTTCGTCATTCGATCCGAAAACACTGACAAACGACACGGTTGTCGGGATGGCTGATTTCACGCCTAAGTTCAGGACCGATTCAACCGGTCAGGATACCATCGTTCAGGAAATTGCCGTCCGCTTAAACAATGAGATTGGCAACCAACTGTTACACGCCGATTCACTGGATATGGTAAATAATGAGGCATTCCTCAACTTTTTCAAAGGTTTGTATATCGAATCGCAGCCCTTACAATCGGGCGGCGGATTGGTTTATCTGAAAGCAAACGCATCATTGCTTCATTTATATTACCATACTGCTGATACCGACAGTTTGTCTTCCTACTACCAATTGACGAATAACTCGGCTGATGTACCCTATTTCGAACACGATTATACGAATGCATGGTTCGCCGATCATCTGAATCAGGAAAACGTCGAGGACTCACTGATCTTTGTCCAACCAACCGGAGGAACGAAGGTAAAAATAGAAGTCCCCTCTCTTGACAACTGGGCCGACTCGACCAATTACGTGATCAACAAAGCAACGTTGACGTTCCATGCTGATACGACCATGTCAGATTTCCATCAGTACCCGATGCCAAACCAACTTTTTCTAAAAATAATTAAGGACGACGGAAGCGAAGCCTTTCCGGTTGACAGTCAGCTTTCACTGTCTTATTACGGCGGTATATATAATTCAGCTGATGCAACGTACACATTTAATATTACTCAGCATTTACAGGCAATACTTGATGGAACTGTTCAGAATTTAGGCTTTTACCTGGTTCCTGTCACCCGAAAAGAATCAGCTGAAAGAGTCGTATTAAAAGGAAGCAAAAGCTCGCAGCCTATCCAGTTGGAAGTGAATTATACGCGGTATAAATAATATACTGGCAAAATTGTCCGTTGTTTCCTTGATTGACAGATAATATTTTTAACCTCAAAAGAAGAAATTTATGTGTGGAATCGTAGGCTACATTGGCGACAAGAATGCTTACCCCATTTTAATTAATGGATTAAAGATGCTCGAATACCGGGGGTACGACTCTTCCGGTATTGCTCTTTTAGGAAGCGAACAACGTGTGTACAAATGCCAGGGGAAAATTGCCAACCTCGAAGAGTTGGTTTCTGACAAAGATACCAGCGGAAAAATCGGGATAGGACATACCCGCTGGGCAACCCACGGTGAACCAACCGACCAGAATGCCCATCCGCATACCTCGATGAACGGACATTTTACCCTCGTTCACAACGGTATTATCGAGAATTACAGCAATTTGCGCGACGATCTCATCAATCTAGGGTACCAGTTCCAGTCGGAAACCGATACCGAAGTATTGGTCAACCTGGTTGAATACGTCTATCTCAACAGCGAAGAGAAATCGGCCGAGATTGCCGTTCGTGCCGCATTGAAAAAAGTGGTGGGCGCATACGGAATTGTTGTTGTTTGCAAAGAAGAGCCCAACAAACTCATTGCTGCCCGAAAAGGAAGTCCGCTCGTTATCGGGATTGGTAACGACGAATATTTTATCGCCTCCGATGCCACGCCCATTGTCGGCCACACCAACCAGGTTCTCTACCTCAACGACCA
Encoded proteins:
- the panD gene encoding aspartate 1-decarboxylase, coding for MNIEVCKSKIHRVTVTAADLQYVGSITIDEDLMDAANLIENEKVQIVNINNGERLETYVIRGERGSGEVCLNGPAARKVAVGDVVIIISYATMDFEEAKKWKPSLVFPDTETNKLV
- the panC gene encoding pantoate--beta-alanine ligase, which gives rise to MKLFTTRNEMKEALYAFRNQGKSIGFVPTMGALHEGHLSLVSQAGKENELVVVSIFVNPTQFNDPADLERYPRTLEEDMKSLATVGNPMVFAPSVEEMYPEPDARQFDFGNLETVMEGRFRPGHFNGVGQIVSKLFDVVGPDRAYFGLKDFQQLAIIKEMVRQLRYDTEIVPCEIVREADGLAMSSRNQLLTPGHRAVAPLISQTLFEAKKLVGEKSVEELTAWVHEKINKSPLLEVEYFEIVDDNYLQPVKTWDEPTVKVGCIAVHAGKVRLIDNVILEKH
- a CDS encoding glycogen/starch synthase, whose protein sequence is MEKKKVLFISQEITPYLPESEISQISRHLPQGIQERGREIRTFMPRYGSVNERRNQLHEVIRLSGMNLVINDTDHPLIIKVASIQAARMQVYFIDNEDYFHRKAKFADSKGKEFEDNDERAIFFARGVLETVIKLRWAPDLIHCHGWFTGLVPMFIKKGYKDNPLFANSKVVYSAYNDAFKTPMNRQIISKIAEDGIQKEDISVLSDPTFINLSKLAVDYSDATIKGSESINEEVENYMKQSGKLFLDYQPADTYIESYSEFYDKIL
- a CDS encoding DUF4270 domain-containing protein, translating into MTHKYFFKSGGVVIALALTLLMLGGCKKNDESLGLDLLPGSNLFDARYSNETGTISSYTFTDNKIRVDKPGFNIFGSFNDPLFGRTTASFAAQFRLLYYPSYSQGAILDSTVLSLVYRKVYGDTITSQQVKVYKLVEPLNFNAQYLSSFDPKTLTNDTVVGMADFTPKFRTDSTGQDTIVQEIAVRLNNEIGNQLLHADSLDMVNNEAFLNFFKGLYIESQPLQSGGGLVYLKANASLLHLYYHTADTDSLSSYYQLTNNSADVPYFEHDYTNAWFADHLNQENVEDSLIFVQPTGGTKVKIEVPSLDNWADSTNYVINKATLTFHADTTMSDFHQYPMPNQLFLKIIKDDGSEAFPVDSQLSLSYYGGIYNSADATYTFNITQHLQAILDGTVQNLGFYLVPVTRKESAERVVLKGSKSSQPIQLEVNYTRYK